The DNA sequence AGCTTGAGGAAAGTTTTTATAAAAACCTGGAGTTTGGAACTGGTGGAATGCGTGGTGTCATGGGTGTTGGAAGCAACAGAATCAACAAATACACGCTGGGTAAAAACACACAAGGCCTTTCGGATTATATGCATCAGGTATTTCCAAATCAGCCTTTAAAAGTGGTTATTGCCTACGACTGTCGTCATAACAGCAATACCTTGGCCAAACTTGTAGCCGATGTTTTCTCTGCCAATGGAATTCAGGTTTATTTATTTTCAGATTTGCGACCGACTCCTGAACTGTCTTTTGCTCTTAAATATTTAGGATGCCAATGCGGAATTGTACTTACGGCTTCACATAATCCGCCCGAATACAATGGTTATAAAGTATATTGGGAAGACGGAGGACAAATAGTACCTCCTCAGGATACTGAAATCATTACTATTATTGAAAATTTAAGCTACGATAAAATCAAATATCAGGCTAACGAAAAACTGATTCAGTACATTGACACTGAAATCGACAAAGCTTTTATAAAATCTTCTATTGACAATGCCAGTTTTAATACACCGGCTGAAGCAAAAGAAAACCTGCAAATCGTTTTTACCTCTTTGCACGGAACTTCGATAAAATCTATCCCGGAGACTTTGTCTCAGGCCGGATACACCAATGTGCATATTGTTCCCGAACAAGCAATTCCTGATGGAAATTTTCCAACGGTAAAATCTCCAAACCCGGAAGAGCCTGAAGCATTGACAATGGCTTTGGCTTTGGCAGAAAAAACCAATTCTGACATTGTAGTAGGAACAGATCCGGACTGCGATCGTTTAGGCGTTGCTGTTAGAAATAACGAAGGCAAAATGATTCTTCTTAACGGAAATCAGACCATGGTTCTGATGACTGCTTTCTTATTGAAACAATGGAAAAAAGCCGGAAAAATTAATGGCAAACAATTCGTAGGTTCTACCATAGTTTCTACTCCGATGATGATGGAACTGGCGACAAGCTATGGCGTAGAATGTAAAGTGGGTCTTACCGGTTTTAAATGGATCGCCAAAATGATCAAAGATTTCCCTGAACTTCAATTTATTGGAGGCGGTGAAGAAAGCTTTGGTTTTATGGTTGGTGATGCTGTAAGAGATAAAGATGCTGTTGCCGCTACCTTATTAATATGTGAAGTAGCCGCACAGGCAAAAGCAGCCGGAAGCTCTGTTTACAAAGAACTTTTACAACTTTATGTTGAAAATGGTTTTTATAAAGAACATTTGGTTTCATTGACCAAAAAAGGTATGGAAGGTTTAGAAGAAATTAATCAGATGATGATTAATTTACGTCAAAATCCTTTGAAAGAAATCAGTGGACAACGTGTGATTATGGTGGAAGATTACCAAGCATCTACAGCCCTGAATCTTTTTACAGGTGAAGAGTCTATAATCGACCTGCCAAAATCTAATGTTTTGATTTATTATACAGAAGACGGATCTAAAATTTGCGCCAGACCAAGTGGTACTGAACCAAAAATCAAGTTCTACATCAGTGTAAATGCCGAATTAGAATCTGTGGAAGAATTTGATGCTGCAGAAAGTTTCTTAGACCAAAAAATACAAAATATCATTGCAGGAATGCAATTGAAATAGTAGAATGAGTGACAAACCTGACATAAATGACAATCCAAAACTATTAGATTCTATTATTGGATTAATAGACCAGACTCGTCATTATGTTGCCAAAACGGTCAATCAGGAACTCACTTTGCTCTATTGGAAAATCGGGAAATCGATTAATGATGAGATTCTGAAAAATGATCGCGCCGATTATGGGAAAAAACTTATTTTAGAATTAAGCAAAGAATTATTAAACCGATTTGGGACAGGATTTAACAAAAGAAATCTACATAGTTTCATCAAACTAAACACTGTTTTTGAAGACTTTACAATTGTGCACACAGTGTGTGCACAATTGAGTTGGTCTCATATTAGAACGCTGATTTATATTGAAAGTGATATAAAACGTGAGTTCTACATACAGATGAGCATACATGAAAGATGGAGTGTGAGAACGCTTCAGGAACGAATAGACAGCATGCTTTTTGAAAGAACGGCCATTAGTAAAAAGCCCGAAGAAACCATTATTAATGACTTGGCATTATTAAAAAATGACAAGCAGATCAGTCCTGATTTAACTTTTCGGGATCCTTATTTTCTGGATTTCTTAGGTTTACACGACAGTTATTCTGAAAAAGATTTAGAAAGTTCGATCCTGGCGCAATTGCAAAATTTCATTACTGAAATGGGTAGCGAATTTGCCTTTCTCGCGCGACAAAAAAGAATAACAATTGACGACGAGGATTTTTACATTGACCTGCTTTTTTACCACCGAGGCCTGCGTCGCCTGGTTGTCATAGATCTAAAATTAGGAAAATTTAAAGCCGCCTACAAAGGTCAGATGGAGTTATATCTTCGATGGTTAGAGAAAAATGAACAAAAAGAAGGCGAAAACAAACCAATTGGATTAATTTTGTGCAGTGAAAAATCACCTGAACAAATTAATTATTTAATGCTCGACAATGACGAACAAATCAAAGTCTCAGCTTACTTAACCCAATTACCTGAAAAAAAATTATTGCTGGAGAAGCTTGAAAGAGCCATTGCCATAGCAGAAAATAACATCAAAAATAAATGAGTAATTTCAAAAAAATAGTTCCTTTTATATACCCATATAAAAAATATGCGATTCTAAACATCTTTTTCAATGTTTTGTACGCACTTTTCAGCACCCTTTCCTTTATGGCATTAATCCCTATGATTCAGGTATTATTTGACCAAACAAAAAGAAACACCGTTCTGCCTAAATACGAAGGACTTGTACATATAAAAGAATATGGAGAGCAATACCTGAGTTATTATATCACGACAACTACTGAGAAACATGATATTGGTTATACCTTATCTATCATGGTAGCCGTAATTATTTCGATATTTTTACTAAAAAACCTGGTCGATTATTTAGCGATGTTTTTTATCACCTTTTTAAGAAATGGTGTTTTAAGAGACATGCGAAACGCCATGTATAAAAAAACGCTCGAACTGCCTTTGGCTTTTTATTCTGAAAAAAGAAAAGGAGATGTTATTTCCCGAATTTCTGCCGACGTTAACGAGGTTCAAAACTCCTTTCTGGCCATTCTGGAACTTATCGTAAAAGAACCCCTAACAATCGTTTTTACTATAGGTGCCATGTTAGTGATTAGCGCTAAGCTAACTTTATTTGTTTTTGTTTTCATTCCGGTTTCAGGATATATCATTTCATTGATTGGAAAACAACTTAAAAAACAATCTACAAAAGCTCAACAGGAACAAGGAACATTTCTTTCAACCATTGAGGAAACCATTGGAGGCCTGAAGGTCGTAAAAGGTTACAATTCAGAAAATTACTTTAATTCTGTTTTTCAGAGTTCAACAGACCGTTTTTTCAATTTATCAAATACTATTGGAAATCGTCAAAACTTAGCTTCTCCTGCCAGTGAGTTTATGGGAATTACCGTAATTGCGATATTACTTTGGTACGGTGGACAGATGGTTTTAATTGACAAAACACTAGACGGCGCTTCTTTTATCGCTTACATGGGACTAGCCTACAACATCCTGACACCCGCAAAAGCTATTTCTAAAGCTTCTTATGGAGTAAAAAGAGGAAATGCGGCAGCAGAGCGTGTTTTAGAGATTTTAGATCAGGACAACACCATTACCTCAAAACCGGATGCCATCAAAAAAACAACTTTTGATTATGCGATTGATGTTCAAAACATCAACTTTAAATATGAAGAGGAAACAGTTCTGAAAAACTTTTCTCTTACGGTTAAAAAAGGACAAACTGTCGCACTTGTTGGTCAGTCGGGAAGTGGAAAAAGTACCATCGCCAATTTACTGACCCGTTTTTATGATGTTAATGACGGAACAATTTCTATTGACGGCATCAACATCAAAGACATGAACCTGCAATCGCTTCGTAGTTTAATGGGATTGGTTACTCAGGACAGTATTTTATTCAACGACACCATAAAAGCAAATATTTCATTAGGAAAATTAGACGCAACCGATGAAGAAATTATCGAAGCACTAAAAATCGCTAATGCCTATGAATTTGTAAAAGACCTGCCATTAGGAATCTACACTAATATTGGAGATAGCGGAAACAAACTTTCCGGAGGACAAAAACAACGTTTATCTATTGCCCGTGCAGTACTCAAAAACCCTCCGATTATGATTCTTGATGAGGCTACTTCTGCATTGGATACGGAAAGCGAAAAATTTGTTCAGATTGCCCTTGAAAACATGATGCAAAACAGAACTTCGATTGTAATTGCACACCGTCTTTCAACTATTCAAAAAGCGGATCTTATCGTAGTAATGCAAAAAGGAAAAATTGTTGAACAAGGAACTCACGAAGAATTAATCGCGCATAACGGAACTTATAACAAACTGGTTACGATGCAGTCGTTTGAATCTTAATTGCTGATTTTAGATTGTAGACTTTAGATTGCAGAGTTTAGATTGCAGACTTTAGATTATTGATTGTAGACTATTTTTTTGATATTTTACATTTAACATTTGATTCTTACCTTTTGATTTCCCAAAAAAAATCATTAAATTAGATAAATGTATATCAACAATCCGAACATAAAACTGCCTGCAGATCCAGACACCGTTGTTTGGAAATACTTGGACTTGTCTAAATTTCTTGACATACTGCTTTCTAAGAAGTTATTTATGTCCCGTTCGGATAAATTTGAGGATCAATATGAAGGCACTTTTAGCGAACCTACTTTCGAAGAGATTAAAAAACTGGCGATTGACAATCCTGAATTTTTAAATTACTACAAAACACATCGCGAAAAAGTAGCGATAAGCAGTTGGCATATCAATGAATACGAATCGTTTGCTATGTGGCAGATTTTTACTCAAAACAGTGAAGGGTTAGCTATTCAATCCACTATTGGGAGATTGCAAAAAGCGTTAAAACCCGAAAACAATTTTGATCAATATATCGGCAAAGTAAATTACATCGATTATAAAAAAGAATACATTCCTTTTGACGATTCGTTCTTTCCGTTTTTATTTAAGAGAAAGAGCTTTCAATACGAACGTGAAGTACGCATCATTACAGATACTTCTGAGAGCACTATAAAGCTAAATGACGGAATAAAAATTAATGTTGATATCAATCAGTTAATTGAAAAAATATACATTCATCCAAAATCAGAAAACTGGTATAAAAAATTGGTAATCGAATTGGTAGAACGTTTAGGGTTCGGGATTGAAATCGAAAAATCAGATTTAGAGAGCGATATTTTGATTTAAGTTTTTTTTTGGCCACAGATTAAAAGGATTAAAATGATTATTAATCTGTGATGTAAAAAAATTAGACACGAATTGCACCAATTACACTAATTAATTCGTGCCAATTGGTGTAATTCGTGGCAAAAGAATCTAGATGATCAAAAAAATCATTCTAATCTGTGTAATCTGTGGCAAAAAAAAATCAAATAGGCTTATAACTTTTAACTTCCCATTTTTTAGACGCCAAATCAATATAGCTATAGTGCAAAACGTCGTTTTTATCAAACTGACCGTTTTGATTGGTGTCTTCGATTGTTCTGAAATACAAGCGGTTTTTAGATTCTATTAAATTCCAATCTACCAATTCCTGAAAATCTTCTGAAACTTTGGTAAAATTTTCTCCGCTAATATGACTTAAATACAATGTTTTAATATCACTTGTATCAATTTTACCGTCTTTATTGGTATCCGAATCGGCCAATGTATAAACCATAACCTGATTCTGTGTTTTATCGGCAATTGTTTTTAAATACGTAGCGGTTAGAATCAAAGCCGGTTTATCGGTCAAAGGACGAATTGAATCTGAATCTGTTTTTTGAAATTTCAGGTTTTGCAAATAACCTGTGATTTCAAATTCGCCCAAATTAGAAATCGTAAAACTTACATCATTGACACTTGAAGAGCCGTATCGTGCTTTTGTTCCTTTTTCATACACTCTCAAATCACCTACCGGATGAATCAAATAGTTTGTCCCCTCCATCTGAATTGGCAAATCTGCTACTTCAATCTGAGTTGAATCTGTTTTTACGGCACTACTGGTCTTATTCGTTCTATCGTAAATAACTTTAGGTTTCTGAACTTCATCACGGCAACTCGCTAGAGTTCCGATAATTACTAATACTATATATTTTAAATAATTTTTCATCTGCATTAATTATATTCGGTTATCAAATATAGTATTTTTGATTGTATTATTTATTTTTATTGAATTTTACTAAAGTAAGGATATTTAGAAATACAATCCCAAAAAAAGCCTAAAGAAAGAATCAAAGATTTTTCATATCAAGAAATCAGACAGAACTGCTTTCCTTCTTAACAATTCCACAATTACAACCTCGCATTCAACTTAATATTAAAAACTCTCGAAGTCATATAATTCGGAATGGCGTATTGTGTTTTAGAGTACACATCACGCACCCAGGTATTGGTTATCGCATTTTGATTGTTGAAAAGATTAAAGATTTCAAAACCAACAGACAATTCTTTGAAGTTTTTCAACCAGCTTGTTTTAGCTGTTCTGGTACTGCTGTCTACAAAAACTTTAGCAAAACCAATATCTGCCCTGCGGTAATCATTAAGTCTGCTCTGATACAAATACGGGTCAGAATAAGCGGGAGAACCTCCCGGCACGCCTGTATTATACACTAAATTCAAATACATTTTAATACTAGGAATATTAGGCATATAATCCTGAAACAACATGGCAAATTTTAATCGTTGATCTGTCGGTCGTGCGATATATCCTTTGTTCTCATAGTTCTCTTCTGTTCTCAAATACCCAAAACTTATCCAGGATTCTGTTCCCGGAACAAACTCTCCGTTCAACCTGAAATCAAGACCCTGCGCGTATGCTTTTGCATTGTTATTAGCCACGTAACGAATACGAACATTATCTACCGAGTACGTATTTACATCTGAAAGTGATTTATAGTACACCTCCGTCACCCATTTAAAAGGACGATCCCACATTTTAAAACTGTAATCGTTACTCAAAACAATATTTATAGACTGCTGTGCTTTTACATTTGGATTCACTACTCCATTTAAATCTCTCAGCTCTCTATAAAAAGGAGGCTGATAATACAATCCACCTGAAAGTCTGAAAACCATATCCATATCCCAATCCGGTTTTATAGCAAACTGAGCCCTCGGACTGAAAACAATCTGATTTTTCCCTTCCTCAGTAGCTCCTTGCACGGACCAGCTCTGAAAACGCGCTCCGATATTATACCAAATCTGATTGGAACCAATTGTCTTTTTCTGATTCCATTGTGCATATCCGGAAAATCTGTTTATCGTATTAAAGTTCGTCGCACGAACATCCTGGTACGGCAACAACAGTCCCACATAGGGCACATAAGGCTGGTTGTTTTCCGGAAGACCAATAATTGGCGGTCGTATAGAAAACCCAGCCGAATCGATCATTTCCCACTCTGCTATCCGATCCCGAATGGACTCGCGGGTATACTTCATCCCAAATTCCAACTGACCATCTATCCATTCCTTAAAACCCTTTATTTCTGCATTTGCAATCAGAGCATCGAGATCGTTTCGGGCATGATTAAGTTGAGAACCTATTCCGCGTGTGAAATCAACATCATCAATAGAAGTTGTCCCATCTGCATTAACGTTTCCTAATCGGTATTGCGCCAAAATATCGAAATGTTCTTTTTCTATGGTATGAAATAAAGAACCTATAAATTTTAAAGTAAAACCTGGCGACACTTTATAAGTTGTTTTCAAAGCGCCAAAATAAGTATCATATTGGTCTTTTTCCTGACCCTCATAATAAACGGCGAGCGCCATTGGCTGATCAATTGTTCCAAATTTAGTCTCGCGTGTTAAAGGCTGATATAAATATTTGTTCTGAGAAATATTCCCCAAAAAACTCATTTGCCATTTTTCGGAAATATCATAATTTATGTTGGTCTGAACATCAACAAAAGTGGGGGTGTAATTCGTTTGCGTATCCTGACTGTTTACAAGCAGGCTATTATTTCGATATCGGACTCCGGTAACGGCGGACCATTTTTTATTTTTGGAAACCGCATCAACCGATACACTCCCTCCTAACAAACTTGCTTCTAAGGAAGCACCAAACTCAGTAGGTTTTCTGTACGTAATATCCAAAACAGAAGAAAGTTTATCACCAAATTTAGCTTGAAATCCTCCTGCAGAAAAATCAACATTCTGAACTAAGTCAGTGTTGGTAAAACTCAAACCTTCCTGTTGTCCCGAACGAATCAAAAAAGGACGGTATACTTCTATTTCGTTTACATAAACCAGATTTTCGTCATAATTCCCACCACGCACCGCATATTGTGTACTCAGTTCATTGTTTGAATTTACACCGGGTAAGGTTTTTAGAATATTCTCGATCCCGGCATTTGCTCCGGGAACCTTTTTAATTGTTGCAGCATCAATAACTGTAATTCCCTGCACCCTCTTTTTATTCCTGGAAGACACGAAAACTTCTCCCATTTGTTCTTCGGAATTACTCATTACAGGATTAAAGACAAAAACTTCATTGGTTTTTAAATTTACCGTAAGACTCATCATTTTTAATGAAACATGAGTAAAGATCAAAGCCACTTTTCTATTGGAAGGAACTTCAACCTCAAAAAAACCATTTGAATCTGTTTGTGAAGCATTTCCCAAAAAAGAAATATTCACACTGGATACAGGTCGTTTTTCACTATCTAAAATGATTCCTTTAACACGGGCTTTTTGCGCAAACGAAACATAACCTATGCACAAAAAAAAGAAGACGAATATTAACTTACTACGATTCAAATGTCTGATTTTATTTTTGTTGACTTCTAAAAAAGTGAGTTTCAAAGGTAGTAGAATTTCCTACATTATCAACTACTTCAATTTTTAAATCATTAGCGCCTTCTGCGACAATCCCATCTTCAAAGCGGTGTGTAATTTTTCTGGTTTTATAATCATATTCAAATAAAATCCAATTTCCATTTAAATAACCGTTATACGATTTAACTCCAGACAAACTGTCCCCGATCGTAAACTGAATTGTTTTCATATCACTGATCCATTTGTCCTGAATTGGTTTTGCAATTTTGATGACCGGTGCTATCGTATCGAGCACCAATCCGAATTGTCCCAGAATTTTTGATTTAGTCGTAAAAACATCATTTTTGCGAATCGTTCCATTGTAACTCTTGCTGTTTCCGCTAAATCTGGCTATAAACAATTTATCTCTGAGCTCTTCCGGATAGGTAGCGTCTTTTATAGTAACGGTAAAATTAGAATGCACCGGAACTACATCTTCATGAATATAAATTCGGTTGTTCTTTACATCAAAATTCAAATTAAAATCCTCATAGAAAGTTCCCGCAGGAAAAAACACGGACATATTGTCTTTTTCGAAATTAGAATCTTTATTATAACGAACGACATACTTTGACGCTATTGGTTCTGCAGTTACTATTGGCGTAGCGGCATCATATTCAACTGGAACCGTCACCGAATTTAAATTCCCATAATAATCCGAAACCTCAATCTTGTAAGTCGATGTCAAATTGGGAGCAACCGGAATAATTCCGCGCAGCGAATCTGTTTTTATAATACTTAATGCAAAAGGCGTTTTCATAAAAAGCTTCTGAATACGCTGTCCTGATTTTTTATATCTCGGGTAATCGATAAACGCGTTGATAAAACGCATCTCATCAAAGGAGTACGTGTTAAACTGATAGTTGTAATTTTGATTTCCATTTAAAAAAGTAGAGACATTAAAAACACCATTTTTATTAAAAGAAACATCATCGGTATCAACAGCATTAATCCCAAAACCAATCGCACCATTTGCTTTTACTTTTCCTGCGAGATAGGTTCCGTCTTTCTGAAGTGACAGACTTAATAATAAAGGCTGTTTGGATAGATTTACAACGGTATTTTCGTTTATCGGATAAACCAACAAACTTGAAATCGTTGGTTTCTTTGTGTCTTTAATATTTTGATCAAAGCCAAAAAACATTGGATTAATAACAAATTCCGTTTTAGAATCGCGAAATTCAAAATGCAAATGTGGACCTTCTGAAGACCCCGTATTTCCTGAAAGCGCAATCAATTGTCCTTTTGTAACCGGCAACTCGTTTGGTTTTGGAAACATTTCTATTTCAAAAGAACGTTCCGCATAATGTGTTTTTTGAACATAATCCTGAATCGGACCCAATGTAGTCTGCAAATGTCCGTAAACAGAAGTGTATCCATTGGGGTGTGTGATATAAATACATTTACCGTTACCAAAAGTAGAAATTTTGATTCTGGACACATAACCATCCGCAACGGCGTATACATTTAGCCCCTCTCTTTGATTGGTTTTCAAATCGAAACCGGCATGAAAATGATTCGGTCGCAACTCCCCAAAATTACCTGAAAGTTGCATCGGAATATCCAGCGGCGGACGAAAATAATCTTTAGGATATTGCGTCTGAGCACAAATAAAATTAGATAAAAACAGAACAAGTATTGAAAATCTCATAACCAACATTTTTGCTAAGATAAAAAAATATGAGGCCAAAACCGAGTAAAAAGCTACAATAATACAATGAATTGAATTTCATTCAATTGCCTATTTTTAATGTAAAAAAATCGATAAAAAATTGCATTAATAAAAAGGAATACTAACTTTGTATGATTAAGTAATGAATTAGGATTTATAATGAGTGTAATTGCCGAAATAATTGATACTCTTGAATATAAAGTCGAAAAGCTTTTTGAGAAATCAAAGGCACTGGAGAAAAACAATCAGGAATTAAGATTAGAACTAGCCAAAGCTTCGCAAATCATTCAGAAAAAATCTGAAGAAATGGACGCTTTGAGAAAGCAATACGAAACACTTAAGATAGCCAATTCATTGCTGGGCAGTGACAATAATAAGAGAGAGACAAAGCTTAAAATAAATTCATTAATTCGCGAAATTGATTACTGTATAGCACAACTATCAGACTAGGAAACATGGACGAAAAGCTTAGAATTAAAATATCAATTGCAGATCGGGTTTATCCATTAACGGTAGAACCAAATCAGGAAGAGGGACTAAGAAGTGCTTCTAAAAAAATTGATGCTATGATCAAGCAATTCGAAGAAAGTTATGCGGTTCGCGATAAGCAGGATGTATTAGCCATGTGTGCTTTACAATTTGCTTCACAAGTAGAACAAAAACAAATTGATTATAATGTTGATGGTCACGAAACCATCGAAAGAATTAAAAGATTAAATTTACTTTTAGATCAATATCTCGAAAATTAAACGTTCTTTACAAAAACTAAGATACTGCCTACATTAGTTCATTTTTGGTAAACTCAACACTAACAATTTAGAATGAGCGAATCATCACTACTAGAGCATGCCACGCTTTTTTGCGAGGAAACTTGAACAGTGAGTTAGCTCAAAACTTGTCTTTACGAGTTTATTCAAGCAATTAATGTAGGCTTTTTTATATATAAATTTTAACAACATGGACATAATAACGATCATTATTTCAGGTATTATAGGAATTGCGGCAGGGTTTGCAATCGCTAAAATTATCGAAAAAAGCAATATTTCTAATTTAATCAAAAACGCTAAAAAAGAAGCAGCCTCAATTTTAAAAGACGCCAATTTAGAAGCCGAAAACACTAAAAAAGACAAAATTCTTCAGGCAAAAGAACGTTTTATCGAATTAAAATCGGAACACGAACAAGTAATCTTAGCCCGAGATAAAAAGGTAGCTGAAGTTGAAAAAAGAGTTAGAGACAAAGAATCACAAATATCAAATGAGCTTTCTAAAGCCAAAAAAGTAAACGACGATTTCGAAGCTAAAACACAAGAATACAACAACAAAATTGAAGTTTTAGACAAGAAAC is a window from the Flavobacterium cupriresistens genome containing:
- a CDS encoding phospho-sugar mutase — protein: MNIAPNILNAVNEWLTPTFDSETQAAVKELMTTSPKELEESFYKNLEFGTGGMRGVMGVGSNRINKYTLGKNTQGLSDYMHQVFPNQPLKVVIAYDCRHNSNTLAKLVADVFSANGIQVYLFSDLRPTPELSFALKYLGCQCGIVLTASHNPPEYNGYKVYWEDGGQIVPPQDTEIITIIENLSYDKIKYQANEKLIQYIDTEIDKAFIKSSIDNASFNTPAEAKENLQIVFTSLHGTSIKSIPETLSQAGYTNVHIVPEQAIPDGNFPTVKSPNPEEPEALTMALALAEKTNSDIVVGTDPDCDRLGVAVRNNEGKMILLNGNQTMVLMTAFLLKQWKKAGKINGKQFVGSTIVSTPMMMELATSYGVECKVGLTGFKWIAKMIKDFPELQFIGGGEESFGFMVGDAVRDKDAVAATLLICEVAAQAKAAGSSVYKELLQLYVENGFYKEHLVSLTKKGMEGLEEINQMMINLRQNPLKEISGQRVIMVEDYQASTALNLFTGEESIIDLPKSNVLIYYTEDGSKICARPSGTEPKIKFYISVNAELESVEEFDAAESFLDQKIQNIIAGMQLK
- a CDS encoding PDDEXK nuclease domain-containing protein is translated as MSDKPDINDNPKLLDSIIGLIDQTRHYVAKTVNQELTLLYWKIGKSINDEILKNDRADYGKKLILELSKELLNRFGTGFNKRNLHSFIKLNTVFEDFTIVHTVCAQLSWSHIRTLIYIESDIKREFYIQMSIHERWSVRTLQERIDSMLFERTAISKKPEETIINDLALLKNDKQISPDLTFRDPYFLDFLGLHDSYSEKDLESSILAQLQNFITEMGSEFAFLARQKRITIDDEDFYIDLLFYHRGLRRLVVIDLKLGKFKAAYKGQMELYLRWLEKNEQKEGENKPIGLILCSEKSPEQINYLMLDNDEQIKVSAYLTQLPEKKLLLEKLERAIAIAENNIKNK
- a CDS encoding ABC transporter ATP-binding protein; this encodes MSNFKKIVPFIYPYKKYAILNIFFNVLYALFSTLSFMALIPMIQVLFDQTKRNTVLPKYEGLVHIKEYGEQYLSYYITTTTEKHDIGYTLSIMVAVIISIFLLKNLVDYLAMFFITFLRNGVLRDMRNAMYKKTLELPLAFYSEKRKGDVISRISADVNEVQNSFLAILELIVKEPLTIVFTIGAMLVISAKLTLFVFVFIPVSGYIISLIGKQLKKQSTKAQQEQGTFLSTIEETIGGLKVVKGYNSENYFNSVFQSSTDRFFNLSNTIGNRQNLASPASEFMGITVIAILLWYGGQMVLIDKTLDGASFIAYMGLAYNILTPAKAISKASYGVKRGNAAAERVLEILDQDNTITSKPDAIKKTTFDYAIDVQNINFKYEEETVLKNFSLTVKKGQTVALVGQSGSGKSTIANLLTRFYDVNDGTISIDGINIKDMNLQSLRSLMGLVTQDSILFNDTIKANISLGKLDATDEEIIEALKIANAYEFVKDLPLGIYTNIGDSGNKLSGGQKQRLSIARAVLKNPPIMILDEATSALDTESEKFVQIALENMMQNRTSIVIAHRLSTIQKADLIVVMQKGKIVEQGTHEELIAHNGTYNKLVTMQSFES
- a CDS encoding DUF2971 domain-containing protein; protein product: MYINNPNIKLPADPDTVVWKYLDLSKFLDILLSKKLFMSRSDKFEDQYEGTFSEPTFEEIKKLAIDNPEFLNYYKTHREKVAISSWHINEYESFAMWQIFTQNSEGLAIQSTIGRLQKALKPENNFDQYIGKVNYIDYKKEYIPFDDSFFPFLFKRKSFQYEREVRIITDTSESTIKLNDGIKINVDINQLIEKIYIHPKSENWYKKLVIELVERLGFGIEIEKSDLESDILI
- a CDS encoding TonB-dependent receptor gives rise to the protein MNRSKLIFVFFFLCIGYVSFAQKARVKGIILDSEKRPVSSVNISFLGNASQTDSNGFFEVEVPSNRKVALIFTHVSLKMMSLTVNLKTNEVFVFNPVMSNSEEQMGEVFVSSRNKKRVQGITVIDAATIKKVPGANAGIENILKTLPGVNSNNELSTQYAVRGGNYDENLVYVNEIEVYRPFLIRSGQQEGLSFTNTDLVQNVDFSAGGFQAKFGDKLSSVLDITYRKPTEFGASLEASLLGGSVSVDAVSKNKKWSAVTGVRYRNNSLLVNSQDTQTNYTPTFVDVQTNINYDISEKWQMSFLGNISQNKYLYQPLTRETKFGTIDQPMALAVYYEGQEKDQYDTYFGALKTTYKVSPGFTLKFIGSLFHTIEKEHFDILAQYRLGNVNADGTTSIDDVDFTRGIGSQLNHARNDLDALIANAEIKGFKEWIDGQLEFGMKYTRESIRDRIAEWEMIDSAGFSIRPPIIGLPENNQPYVPYVGLLLPYQDVRATNFNTINRFSGYAQWNQKKTIGSNQIWYNIGARFQSWSVQGATEEGKNQIVFSPRAQFAIKPDWDMDMVFRLSGGLYYQPPFYRELRDLNGVVNPNVKAQQSINIVLSNDYSFKMWDRPFKWVTEVYYKSLSDVNTYSVDNVRIRYVANNNAKAYAQGLDFRLNGEFVPGTESWISFGYLRTEENYENKGYIARPTDQRLKFAMLFQDYMPNIPSIKMYLNLVYNTGVPGGSPAYSDPYLYQSRLNDYRRADIGFAKVFVDSSTRTAKTSWLKNFKELSVGFEIFNLFNNQNAITNTWVRDVYSKTQYAIPNYMTSRVFNIKLNARL
- a CDS encoding M23 family metallopeptidase — encoded protein: MRFSILVLFLSNFICAQTQYPKDYFRPPLDIPMQLSGNFGELRPNHFHAGFDLKTNQREGLNVYAVADGYVSRIKISTFGNGKCIYITHPNGYTSVYGHLQTTLGPIQDYVQKTHYAERSFEIEMFPKPNELPVTKGQLIALSGNTGSSEGPHLHFEFRDSKTEFVINPMFFGFDQNIKDTKKPTISSLLVYPINENTVVNLSKQPLLLSLSLQKDGTYLAGKVKANGAIGFGINAVDTDDVSFNKNGVFNVSTFLNGNQNYNYQFNTYSFDEMRFINAFIDYPRYKKSGQRIQKLFMKTPFALSIIKTDSLRGIIPVAPNLTSTYKIEVSDYYGNLNSVTVPVEYDAATPIVTAEPIASKYVVRYNKDSNFEKDNMSVFFPAGTFYEDFNLNFDVKNNRIYIHEDVVPVHSNFTVTIKDATYPEELRDKLFIARFSGNSKSYNGTIRKNDVFTTKSKILGQFGLVLDTIAPVIKIAKPIQDKWISDMKTIQFTIGDSLSGVKSYNGYLNGNWILFEYDYKTRKITHRFEDGIVAEGANDLKIEVVDNVGNSTTFETHFFRSQQK
- a CDS encoding cell division protein ZapA; protein product: MDEKLRIKISIADRVYPLTVEPNQEEGLRSASKKIDAMIKQFEESYAVRDKQDVLAMCALQFASQVEQKQIDYNVDGHETIERIKRLNLLLDQYLEN